Genomic window (Candidatus Woesearchaeota archaeon):
CATTAATGCGTTTAATAGCCCAGTTAAGTGCACCCAAAGACTTTTTGAGCTTTTCATAATCAAGCGTCGCTTTGACTAATTCCTGGTAGAACTCGGCCATACCATCAAGAGAAGGAAAAGCAAGAAGAATATTCTTAAGATGCTTTGTTGAAATGTTGCGAATAGCCACTAATTTATCCATCTCAATCTTTTTGGACTTCTCTAACCGCGTTCCTTTCACCTGGCCTCTAAGCTCATCCCCTCGTTTTTTAGCCTGTCTGAACGAGAGGTCAATAAACCAATCCGCGTTCCCTATCTGAGCAAGTCCCTGAAAGTTCATACAACACTCTTCAACGTGAACCTTTATAAAATAACAGTGTTTGTACATTCGCAAAAGAGGAATTAAAACCTATGTCACTAACATATTATGCAACACTTCTCACCATTGCTTTTCTTGCATCAGGACTAAAAATCGTTAAAGAATATGAACGCGGAGTTCGCTTTACTCTGGGAAAATACACAGGTACCATGCAACCAGGCCTGCGCCTTGTCATTCCCATTATTCAAAGTTGGGAGCGCGTAGATATTAGAACAAAAGTGGTGGATGTTCCCGATCAGGATTGTATTACTAAAGATAACGTTTCCGTCAATGTTAATGCCGTACTCTACTATAAAATCAAAGAAAAGAGTGCTGAGAGAGCGGTCCTTCAAGTAGAAAACTTTGACTGGGCTGTAAGCCAACTCGCACAAACCACTATGCGAGATATTGTAGGTGAAGTCACTCTTGATGAACTCCTCTCAAGCAGAGAAAAAATTTCAAAAAAAATTTTGCAAGTTGTAGACAAAGCAACAGATGCTTGGGCAATTGACGTTGAATCAGTAGATCTTAAACATATAGAACTCCCTCAAGATCTTAAAAGAGTTATTGGAAAAGAAGCAGAAGCTGAACGTGAAAAACGAGCAGTTATAATCAAAGCTGAAGGCGAGGTTATTGCTGCAACAAACATGGCAAAGGCTGCAAAAGTGATGTCAGCAGCAGATGGCGCTCTACACCTAAGAACACTTCAAACACTCAACGACCTCTCATCAGATCAATCTAACACCGTTATTTTTGCAATGCCTATTGAAGTGCTCAGAGCATTTGAAGGCATGACAAAGAAAAACAAGAAATGATTAAACAAGTGTAAACGCCCCTGCGCCATAAGGCACAGGAGTGTACAAAAAAAACAGCTACCACACGTATGATTCACTAACAGTACTTAGTTACACACGTTACACTTCATACGCGTTCCCTTCTTGTGCAACTTCAACAGTCATTTCCGTTGCACCGATGTTCACCGCATACTCTTCTGCAAGAGCACCAATGTTGTCCATTGTTTTATCGTCGTGACTAGGGTCGTGGTGTGTTAAGAGAAGATGTCCCACATTTGCTTCAGCTGCACGTATGACATTCATCTGATAGGTTGAGTGCCCCCATCCTTCTCGACTAGGCCCCACTTCTCCAGCATATTCTTGTGGAGTGTAAGCGGAGTCAAAAAGCACCAGATCAGCGTCACGCATGAACCGTACCACTTCTTTGTCAAGACTTGTAAGCTTACGCTTAGTTGATTTTGGATCGTGCTCATTATCAACTAAAAAGACAAAACTATGATCCCTTTTAGAACCTTCTCTTGTAAATCTATACGCATAGCACTTGTCAGGATGTTTTGAAGACATGATTGACACCTCCAAATCATCAATTTCGTAGCTTCGTCCTTCACGGAGCTCTTTGAATCTCTTTTCAGCAGCCATCTCATCAAGGGTGATCGGAAACCACGGCTTGGAGTATATTTGTCGCAAAGCATCTTCAAGAGGTAGCTCAAACTCACCGCTGTAAAACGTGAATTGGTTTCCCGGAATAAAAATAGGTCCAAAAAAACCTAAACCTTGTGTGTGGTCATGATGTAAGTGACTTTGGTAAATATTGGCACGTCCCTTTGCACGACCTGATGCGTCAGGGGCAAATCCTTTAGCGAATAATTTGTTGCCAAGAATCCGCATGCCTGAACCCATATCTACGATGTGATGATTTCCTTTCGGTCCTTCTATGTAGACACAGGTGGTGTTTCCGCCATACTTTGACGTTACATAAGACCCTTGTGTCGGACAAGGAATGCTTCCGCGAGTTCCTTCTAAGCTTATAGTCATTGGTTTCATAGTAGTTACCTCCTTTCGAGGAAGAAAAGTCCTTTCGAGGAAGAAAAGACGTAAGATGAGCATGCACAAGATCAAGGAATTTGTTGCGCTTCCTGGGTTTTAGGAATAAGAGGAAGGTCCAGCCCATCTTGCAGAGCTGGTCCCTCCTTTTCTTCCTCGAAATGTAACAGATCTGTCAAATCATTCCTCTTAGGAAGAGGAATGTCAAGAGTGAGAAAGCGCTGTATCTGTGGGTCTGCTACGTAGACTCGCTCTTTTGGGTGTTCTACTGCATAGCGTGCAACTTCAAGAGGTATTTCTCTGATATTTGCATAAAACACTCGTTGTGAAGGCTCATAGTGCTTTTGCAGAGCACATAGTGGCACTTCAGGACAGAGCAATGCGCGTATGTTGGGAATGTTTGTTTTTGTCATCTTTCACCACATCCTGCGTAGTTGAGCTTTAATAATAATTTAAACAACCCCGTACATACAACAAGGTTTTTTCAGCGCTGAAAAATTTTTTCTCGCGCGCGAAATTTTTTTCGCAATGTTTATATACGTCACGAAGAAAAAGATTTCAGCAATGGGGCAAAACAACATCAACATCGCACTAGAACACGCAAAAAACTACCTCCTTCAACAACAAAATACTAATGGTTCTTGGACTTACGAAAACGCAGTAAACATTCAAGGACCAGAGCACCTACACCGCCCACTTTTTCTCACTTCCATGGCACTTAACACTCTTTTACTTATCGCTCCAAGAAACACTGCTGCAATCTCTCGTGCAATCCACTATGTCAGCGAACAAAAAATAGATGAAAATGACCATGTGGATCTACTTGCAAGTCAGTTATGGGGTATCAAAGCGGGAAACACACGGCGCCTTGAAGAGAAAAAAGAAGAATTACTCAACCTCATACTTAAAAGAAGATCTCCTGAAGGAATATGGAGAGAATTTTCTGGTGCGTCAAACCTCACTCTTTATGGCGTTATGCTAGGAATTCGCGATCTGGTAGAGGACTCCATCTATGCCCCTTTGCGCGCATGGCTTCTCACACACAAAGCACAAGACGGCATAGGCTGGGGACTACATGAAAACTTTGAGAGCACACAGGTTAGTTTTAGTACAAACGCTATGCTCACCCTTCTCTACGCGGGAGAAGACCCACTCAACAAAGACATACAACAAGCAAAAGAATTTCTTCTGAGCAGTCATTTAACTTCAGAGGGTGGCTGGCCAAGCTCAGCCCTTACCATTCCAAAGGAAAGCACCACGTATGGAACTGCACTTACCATCATTACGCTCCTACACACCCATGAGGACCTGCAAGATGAACGCGTTAAAAAAGGAATTTCTTGGCTTCTAGAAACCCAACTTCCAAACGGTAGCTGGCCGCTGCGACGCGATGGACAAGGGGGGGAATATTATACTACCTATTACGCGGTTAAGGCTCTACGCTATTATCAATACCTTCAAGAACAACTCACAAAACACGAAGTTCGCGTTCTACTCAAACACGTAGAGCACCCTTGTTACCTTGCACGCTACTTATTTAGAATGCATGATCTTGAAATGCTTGCTCATTATCGTAACAGTTTTGGCTTTGACCTCTTAGAAAGATCCTTGGCAACAACTGA
Coding sequences:
- a CDS encoding MBL fold metallo-hydrolase, which gives rise to MLILRLFFLERTFLPRKEVTTMKPMTISLEGTRGSIPCPTQGSYVTSKYGGNTTCVYIEGPKGNHHIVDMGSGMRILGNKLFAKGFAPDASGRAKGRANIYQSHLHHDHTQGLGFFGPIFIPGNQFTFYSGEFELPLEDALRQIYSKPWFPITLDEMAAEKRFKELREGRSYEIDDLEVSIMSSKHPDKCYAYRFTREGSKRDHSFVFLVDNEHDPKSTKRKLTSLDKEVVRFMRDADLVLFDSAYTPQEYAGEVGPSREGWGHSTYQMNVIRAAEANVGHLLLTHHDPSHDDKTMDNIGALAEEYAVNIGATEMTVEVAQEGNAYEV
- a CDS encoding slipin family protein, yielding MSLTYYATLLTIAFLASGLKIVKEYERGVRFTLGKYTGTMQPGLRLVIPIIQSWERVDIRTKVVDVPDQDCITKDNVSVNVNAVLYYKIKEKSAERAVLQVENFDWAVSQLAQTTMRDIVGEVTLDELLSSREKISKKILQVVDKATDAWAIDVESVDLKHIELPQDLKRVIGKEAEAEREKRAVIIKAEGEVIAATNMAKAAKVMSAADGALHLRTLQTLNDLSSDQSNTVIFAMPIEVLRAFEGMTKKNKK